The following coding sequences are from one Nicotiana tomentosiformis chromosome 3, ASM39032v3, whole genome shotgun sequence window:
- the LOC104097023 gene encoding uncharacterized protein codes for MEEAKALAQQQLMLQQQQQQQQQHQHLLLLQQMQQQRQKQQQQQEAMARFPSNIDVHLRPQQLLHRPLINPLQSQSQSQNPNPNPNPSSSNNPSSQIPNQQNPSVGPNSAQQQQQQKMATRVAPESNRVELQMAYQDAWRVCHPDFKRRFTSLEDACERLLPYHVVADYEAEEDDKILDSDTTGQMLSRSQQWDHNIAAKVAEFTATFEKQVLAFNIISRKRDLGEFRTEEKLMIEQLLLQEERRALLELKTEMDARQKMGREIHDPNLQMAALVHAEQARAESQARAEIMNRAPIRASALGPRGSNIQMGNDVGEHGQEVSPDEMINGWGNNGHKDEKEPSEDFLNDEETDNGDMGTQSEWRGGGELDLNTR; via the exons ATGGAAGAGGCGAAAGCGTTGGCTCAACAGCAGCTAATGCTGCAacagcaacagcagcaacaacaacaacatcagcatctaCTCCTATTACAGCAGATGCAACAACAACGTCAgaagcagcagcaacaacaggaAGCCATGGCTCGTTTCCCTTCTAACATCGACGTTCATCTCCGTCCTCAGCAGCTCCTTCACCGTCCCCTCATTAACCCCCTCCAATCCCAATCCCAATCCCAAAACCCTAATCCTAACCCTAACCCTAGCTCTAGCAATAACCCTTCGAGCCAGATCCCCAATCAACAAAACCCTAGCGTTGGCCCGAACTCGGCCCAACAGCAGCAGCAGCAAAAGATGGCGACCCGGGTTGCCCCGGAATCGAATCGGGTGGAGCTCCAGATGGCTTACCAGGACGCTTGGCGAGTCTGCCATCCTGACTTTAAACGTCGGTTCACTTCTCTTGAAGACGCTTGCGAAAG GCTTCTGCCTTACCATGTGGTGGCGGACTATGAAGCAGAGGAGGATGATAAGATCCTTGATTCAGACACTACAGGCCAAATGCTTTCTCGCTCACAGCAGTGGGACCACAACATCGCTGCCAAAGTTGCAGAGTTTACCGCGACATTTGAGAAACAAGTCCTAGCGTTTAATATAATTTCCCGCAAGAGAGATCTTGGAGAATTCCGGACAGAGGAGAAGCTCATGATAGAGCAGTTACTGTTGCAAGAAGAGAGGAGAGCTCTGCTTGAATTGAAGACAGAGATGGATGCGAGACAAAAAATGGGCCGAGAGATTCATGATCCTAATTTGCAAATGGCGGCTCTTGTTCATGCAGAACAAGCTCGCGCTGAATCACAAGCTCGTGCTGAGATAATGAACCGAGCACCAATACGAGCTAGTGCACTTGGGCCTAGGGGGAGCAATATTCAAATGGGTAATGATGTGGGTGAGCATGGACAGGAAGTCAGCCCTGATGAAATGATCAATGGTTGGGGCAACAATGGACATAAAGATGAAAAAGAACCATCTGAGGACTTTCTGAATGATGAAGAAACTGATAACGGAGATATGGGCACTCAGAGTGAGTGGCGTGGAGGTGGGGAGTTGGACCTGAACACAAGATAA